From Microaerobacter geothermalis, one genomic window encodes:
- a CDS encoding transcription termination/antitermination NusG family protein, which translates to MYYSAVFTVQVRTGMEFRAKEMLEYLMKRQKTGIKAVHIIASFTQKLVGREKDPQLRCLTPGYIFVEMNKPEDYKPKFVKTKGRVTDVPFKIWHIIKSVPLVQRILDDEMTGEEFWEFAKSIDCDATIESTLPGSVEKQKKEAKELLHKANTTNDKKEMKEYLKQYEAIEKTTAEEVAETLEEVREELQDQMEHIETESTANTDEKAEINEKLTFIEKCQAFINKRKKETFRFPMSFFERVYKKIDPDGKTIPRKKILTPTFIIPVLVEHLREHLRNEIRGWGRCSPEKSPRSFTEKRIS; encoded by the coding sequence ATGTACTATTCAGCAGTTTTTACTGTTCAGGTGCGGACTGGTATGGAATTTCGGGCGAAAGAGATGCTTGAATACCTCATGAAACGGCAGAAAACTGGAATCAAAGCGGTACATATTATCGCCAGCTTTACTCAAAAGCTGGTAGGTCGAGAGAAAGACCCTCAATTGAGATGTCTAACCCCTGGATACATTTTTGTCGAGATGAACAAACCGGAAGACTACAAGCCTAAGTTCGTCAAGACGAAGGGAAGGGTCACCGATGTGCCTTTCAAAATCTGGCACATCATTAAATCTGTTCCGCTCGTTCAGAGAATTTTGGACGATGAAATGACAGGGGAAGAGTTCTGGGAATTTGCCAAAAGCATTGATTGTGATGCAACGATAGAGTCTACCCTCCCTGGCAGCGTGGAAAAGCAGAAGAAGGAAGCCAAAGAACTTTTGCACAAAGCTAATACGACCAATGACAAAAAAGAAATGAAAGAGTATTTGAAGCAATATGAAGCGATAGAAAAAACTACAGCTGAAGAAGTTGCAGAAACATTGGAGGAAGTTCGGGAAGAATTACAAGACCAAATGGAGCACATTGAAACAGAATCTACTGCAAATACAGATGAAAAAGCAGAAATCAACGAAAAACTGACGTTTATAGAAAAGTGCCAGGCCTTTATTAACAAGAGAAAGAAAGAAACATTCCGGTTCCCCATGTCATTCTTTGAAAGAGTGTATAAGAAAATTGACCCTGACGGAAAAACGATCCCAAGGAAAAAAATTCTAACCCCGACCTTCATCATCCCCGTTTTAGTCGAACATTTACGAGAACATTTGCGAAACGAGATAAGGGGGTGGGGGAGATGTTCACCGGAAAAATCACCAAGATCATTTACCGAAAAGAGGATTTCCTGA